A genome region from Arachis duranensis cultivar V14167 chromosome 6, aradu.V14167.gnm2.J7QH, whole genome shotgun sequence includes the following:
- the LOC107492661 gene encoding triacylglycerol lipase SDP1 gives MDHISNEARVDRFRIGPSGILGRTVAYRVLFCKSMSELRHRIVHVLLHLIFRFKGFFAPILSWFHPRNPQGILTMMTILAFLLKRYTNVRASAELVYRRKFWRNMMRSALTYEEWAHAAKMLDKATQKMNESDLYDVELVRNKLQELRHRRQEGSLRDIIFCMRADLIRNLGNMCNPELHKGRLHVPALIKEYIDEVSTQLRMVCDSDSEELSLEEKLAFMHETRHAFGRTALLLSGGASLGAFHVGVVQTLVEHKLLPRIIAGSSVGSIMCAVVATRSWPELQSFFEDSWHALKFFDQMGGIFTVVKRVTTFGALHEIRQLQIMLRHLTSNLTFQEAYDMTGRILGITVCSPRKHEPPRCLNYLTSPHVVIWSAVTASCAFPGLFEAQELMAKDRSGEIVPYHPPFNLGPEEGSTSARRWRDGSLEVDLPMIQLKELFNVNHFIVSQANPHIAPLLRLKEFVRNYGGNFAAKLAHLAELEVKHRCNQILELGFPLGGLAKLFAQDWEGDVTVVMPATLAQYSKIIQNPSYAELQKAANQGRRCTWEKLSAIKANCGIELALDECVAVLNHMRRLKRSAQRAAASASHGLSSNNRFNASRRIPSWNCIARENSTGSLEDLTDAASPVHQGVSCSNGGNGKNWKTHRGAHDGNDSDSESVDLNTWTRSGGPLMRTTSANKFVDFLRSLDADSEQNKGLMAHSNPHDFQYHSPRNTPPDCSFDSAESDQKEQIGNRFVNGSSIVVNEGDLLQPERIHNGFVFNIVKKEELTHSNRCHDFENYSNEAAESVQIESPEKDMDAASSSSESGDDDPLAARSLT, from the exons ATGGATCATATTAGTAATGAGGCTCGAGTTGACCGTTTTCGAATTGGCCCTTCCGGCATACTTGGTAGGACGGTTGCTTATAGGGTTCTTTTCTGCAAGTCTATGTCAGAATTGAGGCACCGAATAGTTCATGTATTGTTGCATCTAATTTTTAGGTTTAAGGGATTTTTTGCACCCATTTTGTCATGGTTTCATCCAAGAAACCCTCAGGGGATATTAACAATGATGACAATACTTGCTTTCTTGTTGAAACGATATACTAATGTAAGGGCAAGTGCTGAACTAGTGTATAGGAGGAAGTTCTGGAGGAATATGATGAGATCTGCCTTGACTTATGAGGAGTGGGCTCATGCAGCTAAGATGCTCGATAAAGCGACTCAAAAGATGAATGAATCCGATCTTTATGATGTGGAATTGGTGAGgaacaagctccaagagctgcGCCACCGCCGGCAAGAGGGGTCTCTCAGAGACATAATATTTTGTATGCGTGCTGATCTTATTAGGAATCTAGGTAATATGTGTAACCCCGAGCTCCACAAGGGTAGGCTTCATGTGCCTGCCTTAATCAAGGAGTACATTGATGAAGTATCAACTCAGCTCAGAATGGTATGTGACTCTGATTCAGAGGAGCTCTCATTGGAAGAAAAGCTTGCGTTCATGCACGAAACTAGACACGCTTTTGGGAGGACGGCTTTGTTGTTAAGTGGGGGTGCTTCTCTTGGAGCATTCCATGTGGGTGTTGTACAAACACTTGTAGAACATAAACTATTGCCTAGGATAATTGCTGGTTCTAGTGTGGGATCCATAATGTGTGCTGTTGTTGCCACTAGGTCTTGGCCTGAACTTCAAAGCTTCTTTGAGGATTCGTGGCATGCGTTGAAGTTTTTCGACCAAATGGGTGGGATTTTCACAGTTGTCAAGAGGGTTACAACATTTGGCGCTCTTCATGAGATCAGACAATTGCAAATAATGTTGAGGCATCTGACAAGCAATCTTACATTTCAAGAGGCTTATGACATGACAGGTAGAATTCTTGGGATTACAGTTTGCTCCCCGAGGAAGCATGAACCACCAAGATGTCTTAACTACTTGACTTCGCCGCACGTTGTCATATGGAGTGCAGTCACTGCTTCTTGTGCTTTTCCTGGCCTTTTTGAGGCTCAGGAATTGATGGCAAAGGATAGAAGTGGTGAGATTGTTCCTTACCATCCTCCTTTCAATTTGGGTCCTGAGGAGGGATCCACTTCAGCGCGCCGATGGAGAGATGGTAGCTTGGAGGTTGATTTACCAATGATTCAGTTGAAAGAGCTGTTCAATGTCAATCACTTTATAGTCAGTCAGGCTAATCCTCATATTGCACCCTTGCTAAGGTTGAAAGAATTTGTGAGAAATTATGGAGGCAATTTCGCTGCTAAG ctTGCTCATCTTGCGGAGTTGGAAGTGAAACACAGGTGCAATCAAATACTTGAACTTGGCTTTCCATTAGGTGGACTTGCCAAGTTGTTTGCTCAAGACTGGGAAGGCGATGTTACTGTTGTTATGCCTGCAACTCTTGCTCAG TACTCAAAAATCATACAGAACCCTTCGTATGCGGAGCTTCAGAAGGCAGCCAACCAAGGGAGAAGATGCACCTGGGAGAAGCTTTCAGCCATAAAAGCAAACTGTGGAATCGAGCTTGCTCTGGATGAATGTGTTGCAGTTCTGAATCATATGAGAAGACTCAAAAGAAGCGCACAGAGAGCTGCTGCTTCTGCTTCTCACGGTTTATCCAGCAACAACAGATTCAATGCTTCAAGAAGAATCCCTTCATGGAATTGCATTGCACGAGAGAATTCAACAGGTTCCCTTGAAGACCTTACAGATGCTGCTTCCCCAGTGCATCAAGGTGTTAGTTGTTCCAATGGAGGCAATGGTAAAAACTGGAAGACCCATCGTGGCGCACATGATGGAAATGACAGTGATTCTGAAAGTGTTGATTTGAATACATGGACCAGATCTGGAGGCCCTTTGATGAGAACTACTTCTGCGAATAAGTTCGTCGACTTTCTCCGCAGCCTGGATGCTGATTCAGAGCAAAATAAAGGCCTGATGGCTCATTCTAACCCTCATGATTTCCAATATCACAGTCCTAGAAACACACCACCAGATTGTAGCTTTGATAGCGCAGAATCCGATCAGAAGGAACAAATCGGTAATAGGTTTGTTAACGGTTCTAGCATAGTGGTAAATGAAGGTGACCTTTTGCAGCCTGAAAGGATACATAATGGGTTTGTGTTCAATATTGTCAAGAAAGAAGAGTTAACACATTCAAATCGGTGtcatgattttgaaaattacagCAATGAAGCTGCTGAGAGTGTCCAAATTGAGTCTCCAGAAAAGGATATGGATGCTGCAAGCTCATCTTCTGAAAGTGGAGATGATGATCCTTTGGCAGCTAGGTCCCTAACTTAG